A window of the Hordeum vulgare subsp. vulgare chromosome 5H, MorexV3_pseudomolecules_assembly, whole genome shotgun sequence genome harbors these coding sequences:
- the LOC123399634 gene encoding cyclin-dependent protein kinase inhibitor SMR6-like, producing MASSAGQGLASLPPIKTAPLAPSLPADAASASPSPASSTQESAAAEDKTKAAAAEEKKEPSTPTSKDCRIRLPKECPPAPRKPPAPRLPAVKRKSRPTLTTTTTARVCLAVPRDLSTVFRSMPMPMPMPAEKRIRAS from the coding sequence ATGGCCTCTTCCGCCGGCCAGGGCCTGGCGTCGCTGCCGCCGATCAAGACGGCGCCTTTGGCCCCCTCGCTGCCCGCCGACGCCGCCTCGGCCTCTCCGTCGCCGGCGTCGTCCACGCAGGAGTCGGCAGCAGCGGAGGACAAGACGAAGGCCGCGGcggcggaggagaagaaggagccgtCGACGCCCACGTCCAAGGACTGCAGGATTCGGCTGCCCAAGGAGTGCCCGCCGGCGCCGCGCAAGCCGCCGGCGCCCCGGCTCCCGGCGGTCAAGCGGAAGTCGCGGCCGAcgctgacgacgacgacgacggcgcggGTGTGCCTCGCCGTCCCGCGGGACCTCTCCACCGTGTTCCGGTCGATGCCCATGCCCATGCCCATGCCCGCCGAGAAGCGGATCCGGGCGTCGTGA
- the LOC123399635 gene encoding uncharacterized protein LOC123399635 isoform X1 has product MSKRLMERMLGMFRSRTQVGVDRAGNHYFSRVEEVDGAMKEKRWVEFKGDRDPTTVPVEWICWLNGQRKKAPTPEELAELEARRVRVKQNVELLKKKEEEERRAGVRPVKTIGKTDSPNLRSFTQQFPGTSENKKKEPEKVSKPNDATDAEDARTDNDRSSEPTGTGASFKPGTWLPPS; this is encoded by the exons ATGTCGAAGCGGCTGATGGAGCGGATGCTGGGGATGTTCCGGTCCCGGACGCAGGTGGGCGTCGACAGGGCCGGCAACCACTACTTCTCCCGCGTCGAGGAGGTCGACGGCGCCA TGAAGGAGAAGCGGTGGGTGGAGTTCAAGGGCGACCGGGACCCGACCACTGTTCCAG TTGAGTGGATTTGCTGGTTGAAtggacaaaggaagaaagctccaACACCAGAG GAATTAGCTGAACTGGAGGCGAGGCGTGTACGTGTGAAGCAAAATGTTGAGC TtcttaaaaagaaagaagaagaggaaagaaggGCTGGTGTCCGACCAGTCAAGACAATCG GGAAAACGGATTCCCCAAATCTGAGAAGTTTTACACAGCAGTTCCCTGGTACatctgaaaataaaaagaaag AACCTGAGAAGGTGTCTAAGCCTAATGATGCGACTGATGCAGAAGATGCCAGAACAGATAATGACAG GTCTTCCGAACCAACAGGAACTGGTGCCAGTTTTAAACCAGGGACTTGGCTGCCACCGTCCTGA
- the LOC123399635 gene encoding uncharacterized protein LOC123399635 isoform X2: MSKRLMERMLGMFRSRTQVGVDRAGNHYFSRVEEVDGAMKEKRWVEFKGDRDPTTVPVEWICWLNGQRKKAPTPEELAELEARRVRVKQNVELLKKKEEEERRAGVRPVKTIGKTDSPNLRSFTQQFPGTSENKKKGV, encoded by the exons ATGTCGAAGCGGCTGATGGAGCGGATGCTGGGGATGTTCCGGTCCCGGACGCAGGTGGGCGTCGACAGGGCCGGCAACCACTACTTCTCCCGCGTCGAGGAGGTCGACGGCGCCA TGAAGGAGAAGCGGTGGGTGGAGTTCAAGGGCGACCGGGACCCGACCACTGTTCCAG TTGAGTGGATTTGCTGGTTGAAtggacaaaggaagaaagctccaACACCAGAG GAATTAGCTGAACTGGAGGCGAGGCGTGTACGTGTGAAGCAAAATGTTGAGC TtcttaaaaagaaagaagaagaggaaagaaggGCTGGTGTCCGACCAGTCAAGACAATCG GGAAAACGGATTCCCCAAATCTGAGAAGTTTTACACAGCAGTTCCCTGGTACatctgaaaataaaaagaaag GTGTCTAA